In one window of Primulina tabacum isolate GXHZ01 chromosome 8, ASM2559414v2, whole genome shotgun sequence DNA:
- the LOC142553599 gene encoding uncharacterized protein LOC142553599 isoform X2, whose translation MPRKQIRGYKKSKDFLSCLFEGLHVKETLINIGSMCTLKKKISHIYRLLPMSYRVEQHKGDVLCFSILTDTRQEIFLVIHLTTLAIYCQAQDKSFCIYFAAICSITTIPSILVQVEDMSDLETVHMLYLTESLRICFLSNETRSTAKIIQKILQCSMDYRSCLTGRIWEGRSFDEKSSNRFSEIDVSQNVVSATFGVSYAKKIGLKN comes from the exons ATGCCAAGGAAGCAGATAAGAGGATACAAGAAATCCAAGGATTTCTTGAGTTGTCTGTTCGAAGGTCTTCATGTGAAGGAGACCCTAATAAATATAGGCTCTATGTGTACCTTAAAGAAGAAGATATCACACATTTATCGGCTTCTACCAATG AGTTATCGTGTGGAACAACACAAAGGAGATGTGCTCTGCTTTTCCATCTTAACTGATACCAG GCAGGAAATCTTTTTGGTTATTCACCTCACCACCTTGGCAATTTATTGTCAA GCACAAGATAAATCATTTTGTATCTACTTTGCAGCAATATGTTCAATCACAACTATCCCAAGTATCCTGGTGCAG GTTGAAGATATGTCAGATCTGGAAACGGTGCATATGCTGTATTTGACTGAGTCACTGCGCAT ATGTTTTTTATCCAATGAAACACGGTCTACTGCTAAAATTATCCAGAAAATATTGCAATGTTCAATGGATTACCGGTCTTGCTTGACTGGACGAATTTGGGAGGGCAGATCTTTTGATGAAAAATCGAGCAATAGATTTTCTGAAATTGATGTTTCACAG AATGTGGTGTCTGCGACCTTTGGTGTCTCTTACGCCAAAAAAATTGGACTAAAAAATTGA